A region of the Candidatus Sysuiplasma jiujiangense genome:
GCTCGGCAATCTCGGCGACAATGTGCGAGCCTGCCGAGGAATTTTCGGAATCCATTATCTGACGCCTCCGAACCGCTGCAGATGCTTAATATCCTCCTGCTCGGGAACGGAATGTATCGAACTCAGCGTGAGTTCGAGCGATTTCAGCCTTCCCTTGAGAAGAGCCTTTTCCGAACGGAGTTCACGGAGCTGCGACTCGATGTCTGCCGCTGTCGCCTCCCACCTCTTCAGCTCCCTGAGCGCTCCAATAACGCTGTCCGAATTCAATTTCTGCCCCAACCCTGTTGCATATTACGGATATAAAAATTTAATGAACGATTCATTCACCTTCGCAAATCAGCTCAGCCTTCCATCCGGGAGGCTTGCGAACTGCCCGGTGCTAGCTTTAAGAATGCGCTGAATGTGGCCGAATACATGGCTTCGCTGGCAGGCATAGCGGATCTGCCGCTTCATTCCGGTAAGGCACCCGGCTGGCTGTTCCCCAGGATGAAGAGGCTCGGCGGCTCTCTGGCAGGCCTCCTGATAAGCGAGTTCGGACAGAAGGAGGCGCTCATGAGACTTTCCGATCCTTTCTGGTTTCAGGCACTTGCCTGCCTGCTCGGCTTTGACTGGCATTCAAGCGGGACAACAACAGTCACTCTCGCCGCACTGAAGGAAGGGATGGCAGAGAGCCATCTGCCCGTTCATATTTTCGGCGGAAAGGGGAAGGCGGCCACGGGCATACAGGAAGAGCTGACGGGACATGCGGACCCGTACGTCAGGGACAATTCTGAGTGGCTGGCCAGGATAAGCAGGACGGCCGCAAGGGTGGACACGCTTGCCCTGCAGGACGGTTTTGATCTCTATCACCATTCCCTGCTGTTTGATGAGAGGGGAAACTGGGCAGTGATTCAGCAGGGGCTGAATGGCGTTACGCGATACGCCAGGCGGTATCACTGGAATTCGGCTACAGCAGCTGACATGCTGCAGGAGCCTCATGATGCCATACTGGGAAGAGAGGCAGGGCCCACACTGGATCTGACTTCGGGCGTTTCCGCAGAGACCAGAAAGTCGATGATCGAAATGCTCAATTCCAGGAAGGCGGAATGGATTGAAAGGGTTATTCTGTCGAAAGGCAGGTCGCAGGCTGTGATTGACGATTTCACCGCATCCGGAGTGAAAATGATAAGGCTGGAATGGGGCAGCGACTGGAACCGG
Encoded here:
- a CDS encoding DUF763 domain-containing protein, which codes for MASLAGIADLPLHSGKAPGWLFPRMKRLGGSLAGLLISEFGQKEALMRLSDPFWFQALACLLGFDWHSSGTTTVTLAALKEGMAESHLPVHIFGGKGKAATGIQEELTGHADPYVRDNSEWLARISRTAARVDTLALQDGFDLYHHSLLFDERGNWAVIQQGLNGVTRYARRYHWNSATAADMLQEPHDAILGREAGPTLDLTSGVSAETRKSMIEMLNSRKAEWIERVILSKGRSQAVIDDFTASGVKMIRLEWGSDWNRLRKNFNMLLSECPQSFGELVMMPGIGRKTVMAIAMAAALVYGTEPSWKDPVKYSFAVGGKDGIPYPVDTGRMEVMSEIIETAVRESEAGNDFRRNALRRLSDFLSPLI